The Peribacillus sp. FSL P2-0133 genome has a segment encoding these proteins:
- a CDS encoding response regulator transcription factor, whose translation MYNAIKILVVDDEERIRRLLKMYLEREEYIIDEAENGDMALTKALENDYDLILLDIMMPGKDGIEVCRELREKKTTPIIMLTAKGEEVNRVQGFEVGTDDYIVKPFSPREVVLRVKALLRRSSSTSYMQTETTAKDVIVFSHLTIDNDAHRVLADNKEVSLTPKEYELLYFLAKSPDKVFDREQLLKEVWHYEFFGDLRTVDTHVKRLREKLNRISENAAKMIVTVWGVGYKFEVIND comes from the coding sequence ATGTATAATGCTATAAAAATTCTCGTGGTGGATGATGAGGAAAGAATCCGCCGGCTGCTAAAGATGTATTTGGAAAGAGAAGAATACATAATCGATGAAGCTGAAAATGGAGATATGGCTTTAACAAAAGCCCTTGAAAATGATTATGATTTAATTTTATTGGATATTATGATGCCTGGTAAAGATGGAATCGAAGTTTGCCGTGAATTAAGGGAAAAGAAAACGACACCGATTATCATGCTGACTGCTAAAGGGGAAGAAGTGAACCGCGTTCAAGGGTTCGAAGTGGGGACAGATGATTATATCGTAAAGCCGTTCAGTCCCCGGGAAGTCGTATTAAGGGTTAAAGCTTTATTACGTCGCTCTTCAAGCACTAGTTACATGCAGACGGAAACGACGGCAAAAGATGTGATCGTCTTCTCGCATTTAACCATTGATAATGATGCCCACCGAGTACTTGCTGATAACAAAGAGGTTTCATTAACACCAAAAGAATATGAATTATTATATTTCTTGGCGAAATCCCCAGATAAGGTTTTCGACCGGGAGCAATTGTTAAAAGAAGTGTGGCACTATGAATTCTTTGGGGATCTTCGAACTGTTGACACGCATGTTAAACGCTTACGTGAAAAATTAAACCGCATATCCGAAAACGCAGCCAAGATGATTGTCACTGTTTGGGGTGTAGGTTACAAGTTCGAAGTCATTAATGACTGA
- a CDS encoding ATP-binding protein: MMLWGSVVGKLWATILLLVSFVLIVLTVLLVEFFENFQIENIENDLTKTAEQIIKVTNEHQGSSNEVLQIASELIGNETKMIILNDDKMIFSSIGGDNEYEITPELIKKDSELIKVFTERKTVKKEMALSDDAGNEELSAIVVGIPLELNGEQDEVFLFQSLESMEETTKSTTQFILLAAGIAIILTTIFAFFLSTRINAPLVKMREAALAIARGKFDTKVPILTQDEIGELAIAFNQMRKQLKFNMNALSQEKEHLSSILSSMADGVITFNKDGTILETNPPAERFLQSWYFEKGYNREDNVNVPLVLMNLFDESESFHKEQVGEITLQGRDWGFIVSPLYTNADNIRGAVAIIRDMSDERRMDKLRTDFIANVSHELRTPISMLQGYSEAIVDDIASSEEEKVEMARIIYDESLRMGRLVNDLLDLAKLESGKMNLSYEYVPISPYLKRITSKFSGLAKEKGITISASMQDDQIQWHFDPDRIEQVLTNLIDNAIRHTPPGGNIDVIQRTSDRRGLIIDVRDSGSGIPEEDLPFVFERFYKADKARTRGRSGTGLGLAIVKNIINAHDGFISVNSLPNKGTTFSFILPRIMENAE; this comes from the coding sequence CTGATGCTATGGGGCAGTGTTGTAGGGAAGCTATGGGCAACGATCCTATTGCTCGTGTCGTTTGTATTAATTGTTTTAACCGTTCTGCTGGTCGAATTCTTTGAGAATTTCCAGATTGAAAATATTGAAAATGATTTAACCAAAACTGCTGAACAAATCATTAAGGTAACGAATGAACATCAGGGATCCAGCAATGAGGTTTTACAAATAGCTTCGGAATTAATAGGCAACGAAACGAAAATGATCATTCTTAATGATGACAAAATGATATTCTCATCAATCGGAGGAGATAATGAGTACGAAATCACGCCGGAACTCATTAAAAAAGATTCCGAATTGATCAAGGTTTTTACTGAAAGAAAGACTGTAAAAAAGGAAATGGCGCTATCCGATGATGCAGGCAATGAGGAATTGTCCGCAATCGTAGTAGGCATTCCACTTGAATTGAATGGGGAACAGGATGAAGTTTTCCTATTTCAATCGTTGGAGTCGATGGAAGAAACCACAAAATCGACTACACAGTTCATATTATTGGCAGCAGGCATCGCCATTATTTTGACAACGATTTTTGCTTTCTTTTTATCTACAAGAATCAATGCCCCATTGGTGAAGATGAGGGAAGCCGCACTAGCGATTGCCCGGGGGAAATTTGATACAAAGGTCCCGATCTTGACTCAAGATGAGATCGGCGAGCTTGCCATAGCGTTTAACCAGATGAGAAAACAGCTGAAATTCAATATGAATGCACTTAGTCAGGAAAAGGAACATCTCTCAAGCATTCTTAGCAGTATGGCAGATGGGGTCATTACCTTCAATAAAGATGGCACAATTCTTGAAACGAATCCGCCAGCAGAAAGATTTCTGCAATCCTGGTACTTTGAAAAGGGCTATAACCGGGAAGATAATGTCAATGTCCCATTGGTTTTGATGAATCTTTTTGATGAATCAGAGTCCTTCCATAAGGAGCAAGTCGGTGAAATTACTTTGCAGGGCCGTGATTGGGGATTCATTGTCAGTCCGCTATATACAAATGCCGACAATATTCGGGGAGCGGTGGCCATCATACGGGATATGAGTGATGAAAGACGTATGGACAAACTTAGGACTGATTTCATAGCGAATGTCTCCCATGAGTTAAGAACTCCGATTTCAATGTTGCAAGGATATAGTGAAGCGATTGTAGATGACATTGCGAGCAGTGAAGAGGAAAAGGTGGAAATGGCCCGCATCATCTATGATGAGTCTTTGAGAATGGGCCGTTTAGTCAATGATCTCCTCGATCTAGCTAAATTGGAATCGGGTAAAATGAACCTTAGCTATGAATACGTACCTATTTCTCCTTATTTAAAGAGGATTACAAGTAAGTTTTCCGGGCTGGCTAAAGAAAAGGGGATCACAATATCAGCCAGCATGCAAGACGATCAAATTCAATGGCATTTCGACCCGGACCGCATTGAACAGGTTTTGACCAATTTAATTGATAATGCGATTCGTCATACTCCTCCGGGCGGTAACATTGATGTCATTCAGAGGACAAGTGATCGAAGGGGTCTGATCATTGATGTGAGGGACTCTGGATCTGGAATTCCCGAAGAAGATTTGCCTTTTGTATTCGAGAGGTTTTATAAAGCGGATAAAGCAAGGACCCGCGGCCGTTCGGGCACCGGTTTGGGTTTGGCAATCGTAAAAAATATAATCAATGCCCATGATGGCTTCATTTCGGTAAACAGTTTACCTAATAAAGGGACGACTTTCAGTTTTATTCTGCCTCGAATTATGGAAAATGCTGAATGA
- the resA gene encoding thiol-disulfide oxidoreductase ResA, translating to MDKKKRRLISRTIILLLLGAALVFALYTNFTKDKNESLRKGSDAPNFVLTDMEGKEHKLSDYKGKGVFLNFWGTYCKPCEYEMPYMENQYKNFKDHGVEILAVNVGESDYAVNNFITKHDLTFPVMIDKGREVENAYRVDILPVTFLVDKEGKVIDIITGALTEESIQKHMERIKP from the coding sequence ATGGATAAAAAGAAGCGACGCCTAATTAGCAGAACCATCATTCTCCTGCTTTTAGGTGCAGCTTTAGTGTTTGCCCTTTATACGAACTTCACTAAAGATAAGAATGAAAGTCTGAGAAAAGGATCAGATGCACCCAATTTCGTCTTGACTGATATGGAAGGCAAAGAGCATAAACTTTCCGATTACAAGGGAAAAGGCGTCTTCCTGAACTTTTGGGGTACATATTGCAAGCCGTGTGAATACGAAATGCCTTATATGGAAAATCAATATAAAAACTTTAAAGACCATGGCGTAGAGATATTGGCGGTTAATGTCGGGGAATCTGACTATGCTGTCAATAATTTCATTACAAAGCATGATCTGACCTTTCCTGTCATGATTGATAAAGGTAGGGAAGTGGAAAATGCTTATCGCGTGGATATATTGCCTGTCACCTTTTTGGTCGATAAAGAGGGGAAAGTGATAGATATCATCACCGGAGCTTTGACAGAAGAGAGCATCCAAAAGCATATGGAGAGAATTAAACCATAA
- a CDS encoding cytochrome c biogenesis protein ResB, with protein MKEVKCDCGHINPFGTKICGKCGMVLGNEKENKLIDMRYEGSARRSQTYKKTIIDKIWNFFSSVKVGVTLIVIALIASAIGTILPQEMYIPSTATPAEHYELEYGWFGRVYYELGFHNLYSSWWYLIIIGMLGISLLIASIDRFFPLYRSLKKQGVARHDGFMKRQRIYGVTKLEDQDINLEEVKDRLKRQRYHIREENGHILAEKGRFSRWGPYVNHIGLIIFLIGALLRSVPGMYIDKVLWLREGERKEIPGTNGEYYLQNNEFTLEVYDKENQEDAQYSAAIDKTGTIAKTYQSDVTLYERKGETLPGEKVDLEKLKDYKIKVNEPLKHDHYALYQVDYKLDELSTMAFNLINKKTEEKYGSLKVDLNNPQKKYELKEGYSVDLISYFPDFEFDEKGEPRTISKIPNNPAFIFKMHTPDKPEGEVSFVAIKETVEPLGENTYKMAFNGVETQDVTALTVRKDLTLWILFTGGIIFMIGVVQGSYWNHRRIWIKRKDDEILMAGHTNKNWHGIKRDIKQAIESTSLSEPMDQLEDEKSSSKGEVLNG; from the coding sequence ATGAAAGAAGTAAAATGCGATTGTGGTCATATAAATCCGTTTGGCACAAAGATTTGTGGTAAATGCGGGATGGTGCTTGGTAACGAAAAAGAAAACAAGCTTATTGATATGAGATATGAGGGAAGTGCCAGGCGTTCACAAACATATAAAAAAACGATCATCGATAAAATATGGAACTTCTTTTCTTCCGTTAAGGTAGGGGTGACGCTCATTGTCATTGCGTTGATCGCTTCAGCTATCGGGACGATTTTACCTCAGGAAATGTACATACCTTCAACAGCTACGCCTGCTGAGCATTATGAACTGGAATACGGCTGGTTCGGAAGAGTGTATTATGAACTCGGGTTTCATAACTTATATAGTTCATGGTGGTATTTGATTATCATAGGCATGCTGGGCATATCACTATTGATTGCCAGTATCGATCGGTTCTTTCCATTATATCGATCGTTAAAAAAACAAGGGGTCGCACGTCATGACGGTTTCATGAAACGTCAGCGGATTTATGGGGTGACAAAGCTTGAAGACCAAGATATAAACCTTGAAGAAGTAAAGGATAGACTAAAAAGGCAGCGTTATCATATACGGGAGGAAAACGGTCATATACTTGCCGAAAAGGGTCGTTTTTCACGTTGGGGACCCTATGTTAATCATATTGGACTTATCATTTTCTTAATTGGAGCATTATTGCGTTCTGTCCCTGGGATGTATATCGACAAAGTACTTTGGCTGCGTGAAGGCGAGAGAAAAGAAATCCCGGGTACAAATGGTGAATATTACCTCCAGAATAATGAATTTACCTTAGAGGTGTATGACAAAGAGAATCAAGAAGATGCGCAGTACAGTGCTGCAATCGATAAAACCGGTACGATCGCAAAAACCTATCAATCCGATGTTACGTTGTATGAGCGCAAGGGAGAAACCTTACCAGGGGAAAAAGTGGACCTTGAAAAACTTAAAGATTATAAAATCAAAGTCAATGAACCTCTGAAACATGATCATTATGCCCTCTACCAAGTAGACTATAAACTGGATGAGCTCAGTACGATGGCTTTTAATTTGATAAATAAAAAAACCGAAGAGAAATATGGAAGCTTAAAGGTTGATTTGAACAATCCACAAAAGAAATACGAGTTGAAAGAAGGATATTCCGTTGACTTGATCAGTTACTTCCCCGATTTCGAGTTCGATGAAAAAGGTGAACCTAGAACGATATCGAAGATTCCGAATAATCCAGCATTTATCTTTAAAATGCATACTCCGGATAAGCCAGAAGGTGAGGTCAGTTTCGTAGCGATTAAAGAGACTGTGGAGCCTTTAGGGGAAAACACTTATAAAATGGCTTTTAATGGTGTGGAAACCCAAGATGTCACGGCTTTGACCGTCAGGAAGGATTTAACGCTTTGGATCTTATTCACGGGTGGAATCATTTTCATGATCGGCGTTGTCCAAGGGTCTTATTGGAATCACCGGCGTATATGGATTAAGAGGAAAGATGATGAGATATTAATGGCCGGCCATACAAACAAAAACTGGCACGGTATTAAAAGAGATATAAAACAAGCGATAGAATCAACATCACTTTCCGAACCAATGGATCAACTTGAAGATGAGAAATCTTCTAGTAAGGGGGAAGTTTTAAATGGCTGA
- the ccsB gene encoding c-type cytochrome biogenesis protein CcsB: MAELSSNFLYAAFLLYLVATFLFGGSIKDKRGAEEKKQNIWAKLGIFITILGFAAQIGYFITRWIAAGHAPVSNLFEFTTFFGMMLVGAFILIYFLYKTPALGLFALPIALLIIAYASMFPTEISPLIPALQSDWLHIHVTTAAAGQSILAISFVTAIIYLIKFVDQTQSSKRTFWLEGIMFTLVCTIGFVIITSSFAAMDYKANFDWVDKHGAEVKQEFNLPALVGPNEGKLIETDRFEPLVDMPPLINAKKLNTVLWSFGMGLVLYGLIRLIARKRVAALIKPIVKNVNLNLLDEISYRSVLIGFPIFTLGALIFAMIWAQVAWTRFWGWDPKEVWALVTWLFYAAFLHLRMSKGWQGEKSAWLAVIGFAIIMFNLIFVNLVIAGLHSYA, encoded by the coding sequence ATGGCTGAATTAAGCAGTAACTTTTTATATGCAGCTTTCTTATTATATCTTGTCGCAACCTTTTTATTTGGGGGATCGATCAAGGATAAACGCGGAGCGGAGGAAAAGAAACAAAACATATGGGCTAAACTGGGCATTTTCATCACCATTCTCGGTTTCGCGGCGCAAATTGGGTATTTCATCACTAGATGGATTGCTGCCGGCCATGCTCCGGTAAGTAACCTGTTTGAATTTACGACCTTTTTCGGAATGATGCTGGTCGGTGCTTTCATATTAATTTATTTCCTTTATAAAACACCTGCCCTTGGGCTATTCGCTTTACCGATTGCGTTATTGATAATCGCATATGCAAGTATGTTCCCTACAGAAATTTCGCCACTCATTCCTGCTTTGCAGAGCGATTGGCTTCATATTCATGTAACGACTGCAGCGGCAGGACAGTCGATCCTTGCCATAAGTTTCGTTACTGCCATCATTTATTTAATCAAATTCGTCGATCAGACACAATCAAGCAAAAGAACGTTCTGGCTTGAAGGCATCATGTTCACATTAGTCTGCACCATTGGATTCGTTATCATCACTTCTTCTTTTGCTGCGATGGATTATAAGGCGAATTTTGATTGGGTCGATAAACACGGAGCCGAGGTCAAACAGGAATTCAACTTACCGGCTTTGGTTGGTCCCAATGAAGGGAAACTTATCGAGACGGATCGATTTGAACCACTGGTGGACATGCCTCCACTGATCAATGCAAAGAAACTGAATACTGTACTTTGGTCATTCGGTATGGGGCTCGTCTTGTATGGTTTAATAAGGTTGATTGCTCGCAAAAGAGTGGCAGCATTGATTAAACCGATCGTTAAAAATGTAAATTTGAATTTATTGGATGAGATTAGTTATCGTTCGGTCCTTATCGGTTTTCCGATTTTTACACTCGGTGCCCTCATTTTTGCAATGATCTGGGCTCAAGTGGCCTGGACACGATTCTGGGGCTGGGATCCGAAAGAGGTCTGGGCACTGGTTACTTGGTTGTTTTATGCAGCTTTCTTACATCTGCGCATGTCAAAGGGATGGCAAGGGGAAAAATCAGCTTGGCTTGCCGTCATCGGTTTTGCCATCATTATGTTTAACTTGATATTCGTCAATCTTGTTATTGCTGGTTTGCATTCATATGCTTGA
- the sigX gene encoding RNA polymerase sigma factor SigX: MDSVFHDLYEKYHQEIYQFIFYMTKNRETAEDLVQEVYIRVMKAYERFEGKSSEKTWMYSIARNVTIDYFRKQKGWKDKIFPNFDWDRQLIKDKEPIPEEVAIMNDEIQDIYQCLNRCTTNQRSVIILRYIQGLSITETAEVLNWSESKVKTTQHRALKAIKKLMEDLSGKEGHRIEKIPLERKRN, from the coding sequence ATGGATTCCGTTTTCCACGATCTATATGAAAAATATCATCAGGAAATATATCAATTCATTTTTTATATGACTAAAAATCGAGAAACGGCTGAGGACCTTGTTCAGGAAGTCTATATCCGGGTGATGAAGGCTTATGAACGCTTTGAAGGAAAAAGCAGTGAAAAAACGTGGATGTACTCGATTGCAAGAAATGTGACGATTGATTACTTTCGGAAACAAAAAGGGTGGAAAGATAAAATCTTTCCTAACTTTGATTGGGATAGGCAATTGATAAAAGATAAGGAGCCCATTCCGGAAGAAGTGGCTATCATGAACGATGAAATCCAAGATATTTATCAATGCTTAAACCGGTGTACCACGAATCAAAGATCGGTCATCATTTTACGATATATTCAGGGATTGTCCATTACGGAAACTGCTGAAGTATTGAATTGGAGTGAAAGTAAGGTAAAAACGACCCAGCACCGTGCTTTGAAGGCTATTAAAAAGTTGATGGAAGATTTATCAGGAAAGGAGGGCCACCGCATTGAGAAGATCCCGTTGGAAAGAAAGCGAAATTGA
- the rluB gene encoding 23S rRNA pseudouridine(2605) synthase RluB, whose product MERLQKVIAHAGLASRRKAEELILEGKVKVNGKVVKELGVKVGPNDKVEVNEVPLEKEAPVYFLFYKPRGVISAVSDDKNRKVVTDFFPYINERIYPVGRLDYDTSGLLILTNDGEFANTLMHPKHEVDKVYVAKVKGMPLRESLKKLDKGIKLEDGKTAPAKTRVLSTDKKKETAIVEITIHEGRNRQVRRMFEAIGHPVIKLKREQYGFLTLDGLTAGDSRELTPHEVKLMRTLATTEPKQRRM is encoded by the coding sequence ATGGAACGATTACAAAAGGTGATAGCACATGCTGGACTGGCTTCCCGCCGTAAAGCAGAAGAGTTGATTTTAGAAGGTAAGGTAAAAGTGAACGGCAAAGTAGTGAAGGAATTAGGTGTGAAAGTTGGGCCTAATGATAAGGTTGAGGTTAATGAAGTCCCGCTAGAAAAAGAAGCCCCAGTTTATTTCCTATTCTATAAACCGCGCGGCGTCATTTCGGCAGTTTCTGATGATAAGAATAGAAAAGTCGTAACTGACTTTTTCCCTTACATCAATGAACGGATTTATCCAGTTGGCCGCTTGGATTACGATACTTCAGGCTTATTGATTTTAACCAATGACGGGGAATTTGCAAACACGTTAATGCATCCGAAGCATGAAGTGGATAAAGTGTACGTGGCAAAAGTGAAAGGGATGCCTTTGCGTGAAAGCTTGAAAAAGTTGGATAAAGGTATCAAGTTGGAGGATGGCAAGACTGCACCAGCCAAGACAAGGGTATTGTCTACCGACAAGAAAAAGGAAACGGCGATAGTTGAAATCACAATACATGAAGGCAGGAACAGGCAAGTCCGCCGGATGTTCGAAGCAATTGGCCATCCCGTCATTAAATTGAAGAGGGAACAATATGGTTTCTTGACCTTGGACGGTTTAACAGCAGGAGATTCCCGGGAGCTGACTCCACATGAAGTTAAATTAATGCGGACTTTAGCAACGACCGAACCTAAACAGCGGAGAATGTAA